The following proteins are encoded in a genomic region of Gossypium hirsutum isolate 1008001.06 chromosome D05, Gossypium_hirsutum_v2.1, whole genome shotgun sequence:
- the LOC107904726 gene encoding uncharacterized protein codes for MAASSPAVTKSISETTTTAIKSTTTTATAAAAGVTATPLPPPPFQRMDTPPKTQRGLNKPKCIQCGNVARSRCPYRSCKSCCSKAQNPCHIHVLKSNSAFPEKTPSSSTPSSDQKSTQASSQATPLRVPSFRQLSNAFAQFDNLQVRSKKHLTRKDAVALNEWRFSKLKEFKDRNIEIENDAFDRYMQNISLLEEVFSTKPVQDGSDEDEESKPSSTSQEDEALAMTSGLKLALRSNPVRSDNTRKRILQIVDQGIKKLQKSEPNNGATDPDDQNKLDNRLKKAKPLWVERSSMLSDIMDKLNKARNEEDIKSCLEMKAQLYNQSTMSTPTEIKDSDMLNEQDIKNDTTPGKVANYPMPKLFASMEIDEETLNKVDAHFSSLEQIEDL; via the exons ATGGCTGCCTCTTCGCCAGCCGTGACGAAAAGCATCAGCGAAACAACCACCACCGCTATCAAGTCGACAACGACGACGGCTACAGCTGCTGCTGCTGGGGTAACAGCGACGCCTCTTCCTCCTCCACCGTTTCAGCGTATGGATACTCCGCCTAAGACACAGCGAGGGCTTAATAAACCCAAATGTATTCAGTGTGGCAATGTTGCTCGCTCCAG GTGTCCGTATCGCTCGTGCAAGAGTTGTTGCTCGAAAGCCCAAAATCCATGCCATATTCATG TTTTAAAGTCAAATTCAGCTTTTCCAGAGAAGACACCGTCTTCAAGCACTCCGTCATCAGACCAGAAGTCAACTCAGGCTTCTTCTCAAGC GACTCCCTTAAGGGTTCCCTCGTTTCGGCAACTTTCCAATGCTTTTGCACAGTTTGACAATCTGCAGGTCCGCTCAAAGAAACACCTGACCAGAAAG GATGCTGTTGCCTTAAATGAATGGAGGTTTTCCAAGTTGAAGGAATTCAAGGACAGAAATATTGAAATTGAAAACGATGCTTTTGACCGGTACATGCAGAATATTAGTTTACTTGAGGAAGTCTTTTCTACAAAACCTGTGCAAGACGGGTCCGATGAGGATGAAGAGTCTAAGCCTAGCTCCACTTCACAGGAAGACGAGGCCTTGGCAATGACTTCAGGTCTGAAGTTGGCGCTAAGATCGAATCCTGTGAGATCTGATAACACCAGAAAGAGGATACTGCAAATTGTTGATCAGGGAATAAAAAAGCTTCAGAAAAGTGAACCTAACAATGGAGCTACTGATCCAGATGATCAAAATAAACTCGATAATAGGTTGAAGAAGGCAAAACCCTTGTGGGTCGAGAGATCTTCGATGTTAAGTGATATCATGGACAAGTTGAACAAAGCTCGAAATGAAGAGGATATAAAATCTTGTCTAGAGATGAAAGCACAACTTTACAATCAAAGCACAATGTCTACTCCAACAGAAATTAAAGATTCCGACATGTTGAACGAGCAGGACATAAAGAACGACACAACTCCTGGAAAAGTAGCAAATTATCCAATGCCGAAATTGTTCGCATCAATGGAAATTGATGAAGAAACTCTCAACAAAGTTGATGCACATTTCTCTTCcctggagcagattgaagacttATGA
- the LOC107904727 gene encoding probable ADP-ribosylation factor GTPase-activating protein AGD11 isoform X3 yields MIRSSIWKLEMSTQYEKSDPTPPSGSGSCLYDLLCSDTPRWERPSDSDTTSWLLRKETWRSFGPQARLERMLEDTGNRVCADCGSPDPKWVSLSIGVFICIKCSGVHRSLGSHISKVLSVKLDEWTEDLVDGLVNLGGNIVVNNKYEAFLPNNLNKPRPDSSIEERSDFIKRKYEMQQFLEGEHTSCRLQPHHQTPSSTLPLPPGYPLLNEKKHSEKQSRHRIGHRFRNSWGRKDSDHLKISKKSNSLAGMVEFVGLIKVNVVKGTNLAVRDMLSSDPYVILALGQQSVRTRVIKNNLNPVWNESLMLSIPENIPPLRVIVYDKDTFTTDDFMGDAEIDIQPLVAAAKAYEKSEIHESMQLGKCVANRDNNFLKDGIINLADGKVKQEISFRLQNVERGILEIELECVPLTQ; encoded by the exons ATGATTAGGTCTTCAATTTGGAAGCTGGAGATGTCTACCCAGTACGAAAAATCTGATCCCACGCCTCCttctg GATCAGGGTCTTGTTTGTACGATCTATTATGTTCAGACACACCACGGTGGGAACGACCTAGTGATTCAGACACTACATCTTGGCTTCTCAGAAAAGAAACATGGAGATCCTTCG GTCCACAAGCCAGGCTGGAGAGAATGTTGGAAGACACTGGGAATCGTGTTTGTGCAGATTGCGGATCCCCGGATCCTAAATGGGT ATCTTTAAGTATTGGAGTATTTATTTGTATCAAATGCTCTGGTGTTCATAGAAGCCTTGGATCGCATATATCAAAG GTTTTATCAGTGAAGCTAGATGAATGGACGGAAGACCTAGTTGATGGTCTAGTAAACTTGGGAGGCAATATTGTTGTAAACAACAAGTATGAAGCTTTCCTTCCTAATAACCTCAACAAACCCAGACCAGATTCATCCATTGAAGAACGCTCTGATTTCATTAA GAGAAAATATGAGATGCAGCAATTCTTGGAAGGCGAACACACGAGCTGCCGCCTTCAGCCGCATCATCAGACTCCATCGTCTACGTTACCACTTCCTCCCGGCTACCCTCTTCTTAATGAGAAAAAACACAGTGAGAAACAAAGCAGACATCGAATCGGGCACAGATTTAGAAACAGCTGGGGAAGAAAAGATAGTGATCACCTGAAGATTAGTAAGAAGAGCAACTCATTG GCAGGTATGGTTGAATTTGTTGGGCTGATTAAAGTGAATGTGGTGAAAGGCACCAATCTAGCCGTCCGGGATATGCTCTCTAGCGATCCCTACGTCATTCTTGCCTTGGGTCA GCAATCGGTGAGGACTCGCGTCATAAAGAACAACCTAAACCCAGTCTGGAATGAAAGCTTAATGTTGTCGATTCCGGAAAACATTCCTCCTTTGAGAGTG ATCGTGTACGATAAAGATACATTCACGACCGATGACTTTATGGGGGATGCGGAGATCGACATTCAACCGCTGGTCGCAGCGGCAAAAGCCTACGAGAAGTCGGAGATTCATGAATCGATGCAGCTGGGGAAATGCGTGGCGAACAGGGACAACAACTTCCTAAAAGATGGTATCATAAACTTAGCAGATGGGAAAGTTAAACAGGAAATCTCATTTAGGCTACAAAATGTGGAGAGAGGGATATTAGAGATTGAACTCGAATGCGTTCCGCTTACTCAATAG
- the LOC107904727 gene encoding probable ADP-ribosylation factor GTPase-activating protein AGD11 isoform X1, producing the protein MIRSSIWKLEMSTQYEKSDPTPPSGSGSCLYDLLCSDTPRWERPSDSDTTSWLLRKETWRSFGPQARLERMLEDTGNRVCADCGSPDPKWVSLSIGVFICIKCSGVHRSLGSHISKVLSVKLDEWTEDLVDGLVNLGGNIVVNNKYEAFLPNNLNKPRPDSSIEERSDFIKRKYEMQQFLEGEHTSCRLQPHHQTPSSTLPLPPGYPLLNEKKHSEKQSRHRIGHRFRNSWGRKDSDHLKISKKSNSLAGMVEFVGLIKVNVVKGTNLAVRDMLSSDPYVILALGHQIVYDKDTFTTDDFMGDAEIDIQPLVAAAKAYEKSEIHESMQLGKCVANRDNNFLKDGIINLADGKVKQEISFRLQNVERGILEIELECVPLTQ; encoded by the exons ATGATTAGGTCTTCAATTTGGAAGCTGGAGATGTCTACCCAGTACGAAAAATCTGATCCCACGCCTCCttctg GATCAGGGTCTTGTTTGTACGATCTATTATGTTCAGACACACCACGGTGGGAACGACCTAGTGATTCAGACACTACATCTTGGCTTCTCAGAAAAGAAACATGGAGATCCTTCG GTCCACAAGCCAGGCTGGAGAGAATGTTGGAAGACACTGGGAATCGTGTTTGTGCAGATTGCGGATCCCCGGATCCTAAATGGGT ATCTTTAAGTATTGGAGTATTTATTTGTATCAAATGCTCTGGTGTTCATAGAAGCCTTGGATCGCATATATCAAAG GTTTTATCAGTGAAGCTAGATGAATGGACGGAAGACCTAGTTGATGGTCTAGTAAACTTGGGAGGCAATATTGTTGTAAACAACAAGTATGAAGCTTTCCTTCCTAATAACCTCAACAAACCCAGACCAGATTCATCCATTGAAGAACGCTCTGATTTCATTAA GAGAAAATATGAGATGCAGCAATTCTTGGAAGGCGAACACACGAGCTGCCGCCTTCAGCCGCATCATCAGACTCCATCGTCTACGTTACCACTTCCTCCCGGCTACCCTCTTCTTAATGAGAAAAAACACAGTGAGAAACAAAGCAGACATCGAATCGGGCACAGATTTAGAAACAGCTGGGGAAGAAAAGATAGTGATCACCTGAAGATTAGTAAGAAGAGCAACTCATTG GCAGGTATGGTTGAATTTGTTGGGCTGATTAAAGTGAATGTGGTGAAAGGCACCAATCTAGCCGTCCGGGATATGCTCTCTAGCGATCCCTACGTCATTCTTGCCTTGGGTCATCAA ATCGTGTACGATAAAGATACATTCACGACCGATGACTTTATGGGGGATGCGGAGATCGACATTCAACCGCTGGTCGCAGCGGCAAAAGCCTACGAGAAGTCGGAGATTCATGAATCGATGCAGCTGGGGAAATGCGTGGCGAACAGGGACAACAACTTCCTAAAAGATGGTATCATAAACTTAGCAGATGGGAAAGTTAAACAGGAAATCTCATTTAGGCTACAAAATGTGGAGAGAGGGATATTAGAGATTGAACTCGAATGCGTTCCGCTTACTCAATAG
- the LOC107904727 gene encoding probable ADP-ribosylation factor GTPase-activating protein AGD11 isoform X2, producing the protein MIRSSIWKLEMSTQYEKSDPTPPSGSGSCLYDLLCSDTPRWERPSDSDTTSWLLRKETWRSFGPQARLERMLEDTGNRVCADCGSPDPKWVSLSIGVFICIKCSGVHRSLGSHISKVLSVKLDEWTEDLVDGLVNLGGNIVVNNKYEAFLPNNLNKPRPDSSIEERSDFIKRKYEMQQFLEGEHTSCRLQPHHQTPSSTLPLPPGYPLLNEKKHSEKQSRHRIGHRFRNSWGRKDSDHLKISKKSNSLAGMVEFVGLIKVNVVKGTNLAVRDMLSSDPYVILALGHQDSRHKEQPKPSLE; encoded by the exons ATGATTAGGTCTTCAATTTGGAAGCTGGAGATGTCTACCCAGTACGAAAAATCTGATCCCACGCCTCCttctg GATCAGGGTCTTGTTTGTACGATCTATTATGTTCAGACACACCACGGTGGGAACGACCTAGTGATTCAGACACTACATCTTGGCTTCTCAGAAAAGAAACATGGAGATCCTTCG GTCCACAAGCCAGGCTGGAGAGAATGTTGGAAGACACTGGGAATCGTGTTTGTGCAGATTGCGGATCCCCGGATCCTAAATGGGT ATCTTTAAGTATTGGAGTATTTATTTGTATCAAATGCTCTGGTGTTCATAGAAGCCTTGGATCGCATATATCAAAG GTTTTATCAGTGAAGCTAGATGAATGGACGGAAGACCTAGTTGATGGTCTAGTAAACTTGGGAGGCAATATTGTTGTAAACAACAAGTATGAAGCTTTCCTTCCTAATAACCTCAACAAACCCAGACCAGATTCATCCATTGAAGAACGCTCTGATTTCATTAA GAGAAAATATGAGATGCAGCAATTCTTGGAAGGCGAACACACGAGCTGCCGCCTTCAGCCGCATCATCAGACTCCATCGTCTACGTTACCACTTCCTCCCGGCTACCCTCTTCTTAATGAGAAAAAACACAGTGAGAAACAAAGCAGACATCGAATCGGGCACAGATTTAGAAACAGCTGGGGAAGAAAAGATAGTGATCACCTGAAGATTAGTAAGAAGAGCAACTCATTG GCAGGTATGGTTGAATTTGTTGGGCTGATTAAAGTGAATGTGGTGAAAGGCACCAATCTAGCCGTCCGGGATATGCTCTCTAGCGATCCCTACGTCATTCTTGCCTTGGGTCATCAA GACTCGCGTCATAAAGAACAACCTAAACCCAGTCTGGAATGA